The Emys orbicularis isolate rEmyOrb1 chromosome 9, rEmyOrb1.hap1, whole genome shotgun sequence genomic sequence ACTGGCTACATCTGAGCATTCCAGAGCCCCATTACACTGCACCACCACTGTGGGCCTGCAGTGAGAATATCCGTTGATCCAGTGTAGCATGGAGCACTGCAGGGTGTATCTCGGTCCAGACACGACCCATCATCAGCTTTGAACACTACATTTCAACCCACGGCTGCCTCTCACACAGCTGGTCTAGATAGACTCCTAACCCTTTACTCCAATCCAGTAGAAGGCAGTAACTTGGGGGTCAGCCAGCCATGCTCTCATACTGTCCTCCACTTCCAGCCCTGTCCACCACATTTTACCTTGCACAGATACATAACTCCATTCCCACTCTGTACAGGATCAAGTCCTTATTGTGCATCACATCTGGGCGAAATCTCAGCAATAGGATGATGCATTCAGGTCATGCGGGAAAGCCTGCAGGAGTTTTTGCCTGAAATCTTTGGTGGCACCATTCGCACAGGGAGGGAAGATGAGGAAAAGCAGTCACAGAGAATTATTAGGAATTGAAGTTACCTATTTGCCTTCACATAAGCCACAGAGGCATCCAAAGAAGCCATTGATGATCTGAAGAGAAGCCAGGACCATTTCGACCACGCTGATGACCAGCAGAATGGAGAAGAAGTAGATGTTCCAGGCTACAACGTTTGGGGGCTCGATGCAGACTGAATTCCAGAGCGATGGGTCATATAAATAATTCTGAGCCCTTAAAGAAAGACTCTGATGAGACAGTGATAGGACAAAGACATCTGAAGGGGTGACATGCAGTTGACTgtgtaaaaagtgtgtgtgtggggggggggtgcgtgtGTTCCCTTTTCACTTCACTATGATGGATAAAGGCAGCCTGCtacttttgtaattttaaaaattacatgaaTCTGATCAGATCTTCCTTGACTTTTCTGAAGGACCTCATAGGGGGTCTCAGATGTGTGTATTGTGATCTATCAGGTCTGAATTATAAAACATCAACAAATACTTCCTTCCTCCAAAATGTTCAGTAGCCTTTGAAGTTAAATAGCAAAAGCAGGAAACGCTAAAGATGCCATACACTGACATCCAATCAGCTTGAGCTCATGGCTCTTGTTAATGTaatactttcactgtttctccAGGCACCACAGAGCCATCCCAGCTAGAcaggacctgaatttctaatggaaAAAACAAGCaggtaaaaaaccccacccttAAAATCACCTTTCAGACCTGTCTTTATGTATTATGAATaaatcctcccccacccatccccccattTTCAGGTCATCTTTAGTGGCCATTCAGCCTGGATTGCTCCACTCCCTGTTTCACAGCAAGCCAGCTTGCTGTAATGCTGGTTTTACCATCAGGAGGAGAACTTCTTTTTCAGTGTTACCAAGTCTGTTGAATGCTGAATCATTAACGTTCTCTCTGAGATTGTTAGATTAAGGGAAGAGATGAAGTTTTGTGGGTATTTTAGCGCTACTGCTGCCTGGACGTCACACAAGCTCCTTCTACCTGGTGTGGAAGGCCTGGTTTTCCATGTTTACGAAAGGGTAATCCCACTTCGGGACTTCAGTCTGATTGTATAGACAGAGGGGTCCATTTGTCAAGCCCACACCCGAAAGGATAAAGCAAGCAGTAGATCCCAGCAACGCCAGCCCCGACAATACAATGGAAAGGAACATCTGTGGGTAAAAGACACAGAAACGAACTTGTAATTCCAGGTGATCATGCTTCTCTCCTCAAATGTCAGGAGTCCCGTATGGCTGGGCCTACCCTTGGCAGAGACTGGAGCAACAAGAAACCGCCAAGGGGGCAAAATGAACTCTAATGGCCTCAGGTACTGCAGTTACAACTGCTGGAAGAAGCTGGAAAACCCTTGCAGCTACTGTATGACTTTAACCAAAGGAGTCACTGCAGATGAGAGCTGTGTCTTGGCTCGTAGCCAGAGCTTCTTTACAACTGCAACATGAATCCTgatcccccactgccctgcaccttgcgCCACCGGTTACAGCTGCGTGCCGTGGCTGCAAAACATGGACAGATCAGATCGGCAGCTTGCTGCATGCTGGAAGAGATTACACAAGGCAGAAGACCCTGTGCACTtaacccccttccaacacattaTTAGGCACATGTGCACAGGAAGTCACTCAGAAAATAATCACATCAGTCCCATGGCTTGATCCAACACAAAGCGCTGGCAGGAGCCAAGGCTGCCATTGTGGTTCTCCTCCTCCGCTTCAACTTGCTCATCCACACTCAGCCACGAGGCACCGAGGCCATTTGCAAAAGTGGCAGTTGATTGAGTGGGCCTGacttgcagaggtgctgagcacccatgacTCCAGCTAGAGGTCATGAGACCTGCAGGCCCTCAGCACCGCTGAACATCAGGCCCAGGTGGCACCCAAATTCAGTGGCTCCTTTTGAAAGCCTGGCCTTAGTGTGCAAGATTACTGTGATGGGAGCATATGCTGCCCTGGGCAGCCTGCTTTATGCTCTCCCGGAAAGCTGGATTTGCATGAGATACCCTAGGAAAGGGCTAGGGGGCATTACCCTTCCAGCTCCATTAGGGCAGGCACACTGgctatttccctgccattgtcaGGCATGGCCCTTTAAAAAGCCTAAGGATCAGAAACTCCCATCAGGATTGCAATGCCGAAAAAGGCAGGTTCCTTGCTTCTGCAGGCTAGAGGCAAACCGCAAGCTCctgcatgggattttttttttgtcctgccTAACAGAACAGCCGGTGGGGACAGAGCAGTGAGCGATAACTAGGGTCCTGTTATCGCACAAGCTCTTGTGAAAATAACATTCAGATCTGCATTGGAGAAAAGGCTGTGTCGTTTTTGCCATTAGAGTCCCAGCACCCTAAACCTGCCGGGTGGGTGCAGAGATGCAGATAAAAGGGGACTTGCAAAACAGGGACTTAGCTTACCAAGCAGCGCATCATCATTCTCATCCAAAACCTTCTATGCTCGGGGCTGTTAGTAAAATATAGAGGCAGAACGTGAATTGCTGGGTTGGTGGCATGTGGTCCCTACCCCACACAAACACTGACTGCAAGTCTCTGTTGCTGTGCAATTCACACCCCGATGCACGAAGGGAGGGCAAAAAAGCCATGGGACCAGCCAGATATAGTACCAATCTGGCCCCCATTACTGGAGTAGCTGAGCCCCCCACAAGCTGTAATGTTTTTAGCCTCAAcacccctgtggggcaggggtgatcCCCAGTTCACAGAGGAGAAATGGAGGCCCAGAGGCATTCAGTGATTTACCCAAGCTCACACAAGAAGCAGGGCTGACAAGAGCGGGGCAAAGGGGACCACTAAAAATGCCTGTAACTGATGtgaaatgggagggggtggggccccagAAAACATGGTGTACGGGGCCCCAAATTTCCCTTGATGGGCCTGACAgggaattagggttgccaactttctactcgcacaaaactgaaacccttgccccgcccctgccccaccccttctccgaggccccgccccctgcttactccatcccccccccccccctgttgctcactctccccatcctcactcactcactcattttcactgggttgactcagggggttggggtgcgggagggggtgagggctctggggttcagccagggatgaggggtttggggttcaggagggggctctgggctgtggggtggagccgaggggttcacagtatgggagggggctccaggttgaggcagggggttggtgtgtgggagggggtacaggctctgtgctgggggtgtgggttccagggtggggccagaattgaggggttcagggtatgggagggggctccaggctggggcatggggttggggtgcggggtgtgtgtgtggactcCAGCTAGGGGTaggggctctggtgtggggccggagatgaggggtttggggtgtaggagggtgctctgggctcggATCGAGGGGTTAggatggcgggagggggatcagggctggggcagggggttcgggcaTGGCAGGGGGTcagcggtgcaggctctgggcggcgcttacctcaagcagctcctggaagcagagtcatgtcccccctccagctcctaggcagaggcgcaaccaggcggctctgcgtgctgcctcgtccgcaggcgccacccctgcagttcccattggccgtggttcctggccaatgggagctgcaaggctggcgcttggggtgggtgcagcgtgcggagccccctggctgcccctatgcataagagctggaggggggacatgatgctgcttccggaagcagcgtagagccacggcaggcagggatcctgccttagccccgctgcactgccgactggacttttaacaggctggtcggtggtgctgaccggagccgccagggtcccgtttcgaccaggcgttccagtcaaaaaccggacacctggcaaccctacaggaAGTCCAGGGTGGAGCAAGCAGatgaatccaggtctcccgagTTCCAGGCTAGAGCTCTAatcactggatcacccttcctCTCTTTGTCACATAATTGCTGCTCGTTGAGCTGTCTCACTCCCCATCTAAACAGTGGTCTGTTTGGAACATAagccaaggaatttttttttctacttgTTTGCAAAACGTCTCGTTCCCTTCTGGGGCTACACTAATACAGCACCATTAAATCTGGCGGCCTGGTGACAGAGAGGTAAGGCTTGTTAACTCCGGAACTGTGGGTCTGGCGTCTGGTTCTGCAGCTAAAATAAGAACATTTTCCACAAGTCAAAGGAATCTGTCTTACATTCCGGCAAGTTCCATAGTCGGAGGAACGGCCACAGCGCCACCCAACAGCCATGATCTCAGTTGCGGCCAGAAGAACCTGAGAGAGCAGGAAATGATTCAGGATGAATGGTACAATCCAGTCTGCTGGCACCAAGAGCTGGCAGTGAGTTCCTTCCCTTATTCAGCATGGAACATTTATGAACTACCCTTCATCCCAGTCGTAAAGACCCCAAATCCTGCAACGAGACCTGTGGACAGATCCTCATGCCTATGCAGAGCACCACCGAAGTCATTCATGGAGGTTCTGGCGGGTGCTGTGCTCCTTGTGGGATTAGGGCTAAAGTTAGAACCCTGGCAATAGGCGGTACCACGTTTATCTAATATCTATCTGCAACTTCTAGGTGGCTGGTTATGCACGTGTGCTTTGCTTTTAGAGCAAATGTTTTGCTGCATATAGAAAGTTAGAAATGTCAGAAGGACCAGCTCCATCCCAGCCCTTGCCAGGGCGCCTGATTGCACTGCCGAGGTTCAGAGCAAAGCGTGGCCATTCTGGAGCAGCTTTCTTGGAAGATAATGATCATTTCACTCAGTGGCCTGATGTGTCACCATGAACCTGGCTAGGCCCCAAAATGGCCTCACTGGAAAGCAGCATGGAGAAGTTTGGATTAGCAAATACAGAAATTACTAGCACCAAGTAGATGGGCAAAATGGCGACACAGCATGGGCTGCGGGTACCATAGGCtgagggaggctgtgcctccccaaacagccaggcgtgtcctcgcccatgctctgcccccaggtcctctgcttctgctctgcagcccggctccaggggctggggccgcGCCACCCACCCTCCTGTCGCTCCAGGGCTTGGGAGGGAGAGCTGCGGTGGCGCTGTCTGCCCTCCCCGGGTGCGtggctgtggggctctgggctccgGCAGAAGGGGTGGAAGGGGTGGTGTCTGGGGCAGAAGGGACAGGGCTGAGGGCTAGCCTCCTACAGCCGGCGGTTCATGCGCCGCCCATGCGATATGGAAGTGATTCTTGCTAATGGTCATTATACCAACTAAGGACATTATGGGGGAAAGGACTAATTATTTTAATCTGTTAACTGTTCCAAGAGGTTTGTAAATATGTGATTTTCTATctggattttcttttctgttacccttaggacttgatccaaagcctgttaaaGCCGATGTGAGTCTTTCAGCTGACTTCAGGTCAGGTCCTACACAGTATGTAGGTATGAGAAGTATGTTAGTGTCAGCCCCCAGCACACAAAGCCCTGAGGAAAAAGGGGACGTACTGACATCCAGAAGGCTTTCATAAGGCTGTAAGGGGTCACCCTGATCATCCAGTCTGCCCTGCTGTCTAACACAGCCCATAGAATGTCAGCCAGGGGTTCTAGCATGGAGCCTAACACTTCCCCAGCTTACCAACATCCCCATTtctcaggtggggaaactgaggcacagagcggggaatgggcttgcccaaggtcacccagcaggccagtggtatCATGCCCTACCCACTGGACACACTGTGTCCAGGCCTTGGTCCTGTGACTCCCTTGGTGAATGTTCTGTCCAAGACAGTGCACACATGCTgcaggaaagggaaaggagggcaAAGGAGTCACACCACTTACAATTATGCCTCCTCCCCAGACTCCTGGCACTTGCATAGCCTGTTTGGTGATGCGGCCCTCCTTCACATAGCTCCACGtccagctggggaagaggaggagcacgTTGGCAGCAATGGAAAGCACACCCAAGGCAATGAGGCATGGGCCCAGAATCCGAGTGCACTTCCCTACGCACATTGTCGTCAAGCCAGTGAGCCCTGcacagaagggagggggaaaaggaatgATTGGATTTCACACGCTCTGGGCCAGATACTCATCTGGTAGAAGGAAGCATAGCATCACTGACTTCTGCAGAGCTTCGCTGAGGATAGGACTCCCCTTCTGGGTTTGTATGACATCTAAATGCCATTTCTAAGACTTACTCAGGTACTTAAGCCATGGGCACTTGCCTCTTTGCTTGCTATTAAAGTCATGTCTGCCTTCTCACTAGGGCTGGATGTTTTCACTCTAGCTGCGTGTACCCGGGTAAGAGCATTGCCATAACTATGGTAAAGCATCGACAATAAAGAGCTGTATATACTCAACGTATTTCCGCTTTGTTCCCACTCTCCATCCTCAGGCCTACTGCTGGCTAGCACAAGGGAGAACAAGGGAGATGTTGAATGCTTTCGAAAACCTGACCTCTTTATTTTGGTGAGCTCTCAAAATCCAACCCAATGGTGAGTTCTGACAGGGGCaatggaagctccctaaaagtgggggggccaccgGTGCCTGAAATGAGGCCCCACCCttgcgctgccccttcccccaaggccccacccttgcactgcctcttcccccgaagCCCCACTCctgcgctgcctcttcccccaagatcccacccccttcctcctcctctttgctccctccctcccggccAGTACAAAGTGGGAGGGGATAGCCCTCGTActttaaaaagtgatggggccatggtccCCTGATCCCCCCTGTTCTGGTGCCCTTGAGTTCTGAGCACTTGAAAAATCTGGAGCCTAGTGTATAGCTTCCATCTGAAAAACTTCTCTAACAAGGATAGGAATAGCCCTTTTTCTGCATGTCATGAGAAAAATTAACCGCCAAGAGATTTAAGCTGTTAGATTGAGTGTGCCCTTTCCTGAAATCTATCAGCTATGACCAGGCATACCAAATATAGTAGAGAAAATATTTGGTCATGAAAGCAAAACCTCTTCATCTTTCAtgacacaaagggtatgtcttcactactggccagatcagcggggatcgatttatcgcgtctaatctagatgcgataaatcgaccccccgagcgctctcccgttgactcctgtattccagctcggcgagaggcacaggcagagtcgacaggggagtgacagcagtcaactcaccgcggtgaagacaccacagtaaatcaatctaagtatgtcgacttcagctacgttattcatgtagctgaagttgcgtaacttagatagatctccccccccccccccccagtgtagaccaggccaaagatacCATGGATAAAGAGACGTAATTCATAACTAATCTAAAAAACCCAGCCCTAGGATGAGAGGGCAACCTTCTGGTGCAATACTGACAGGTCTCATTTAGATAGCTTTTTAAAGGAtatgaaaatatgaaaatatcTGCCCAAGAACAGCAATAAGTCAACACTACCAGATTGCTACTAATCAACACCTAGTTCTTCCCTCGCACTTTGCAGCCAGAGTGCCCAgtgcacttcacaaaggaggtgaGTACCATCATCCCATTTCACAGAGgaggaaatagaggcacagaaaggtgcaGTGATTGCCAAAGGCCATTCAAAGTTGGGAATAATACCTAGATCACCAGGATATCAGTCCCTGTTCTAGTCACTGGGTTTAAGCAGCTTCTGCTATTACAGCAAGCTAAGAAAGGAGCCCAGCATGGCCAAATTCTACTGGCCAGCACTGGGAATAGTTGGAGGCTTTCTTTCAAGTAggtgtcaccgaaatatcgggtccacctagctgagagccaacaacagccagacagggataaggaagagttgctttattctgcagaagaaaggagagctttgaaccttggtacaaagactctgtcttacacacattttatagatcctttatacacattcagacaaaggtccttgcagtgttaacacttgattggtggtggtcagacccgtgcttttgctatctggtcagtgaaaaccggcttgggaccagctccaactaccttaaggccttgaagggaaaacagttgaaaagttcaggctactgtgtacttaaggtgtctgcttccccctaatggccgctggctgacataacgacTGCTCGGATTAAGGGGGGTCATTAGTAACTTtcacagtccccccttcgggcctgacaaattcaaaaattgtcaggcccgttacgcaatttgcgatcaagctggagggacagatactgggttttcttatggacagcagagcttttgatcATAGCATTACATaggcatttggcacattgtatCATTGTCCAAataacacacagaaaaaaaagaaagaaaaaaatccatttaacaATTGTTCGAAAGAGCCCCGTAAACCATGACccaaggtctggaaggaggtcctcaaaactaaaggtgtgatcaAGAGATATAGcatggaaaacaacagcagcattcttaATGGCTTGTAAATCCTGCTCAGTTAAGCCAGAATGATTAacatagaaacaacatttttccccGATGCGAGCACAAGCCCCCCCTAATTCAGCATTCATAGCATCTAACACACGTCTATTTTGCAAGGCTATTTCTGCCACCTCATCAATCTCCTGTTTCAACTTTTGGAAAGCGTCTATTGATGCATTGGCTATTTTTTTCTAGTTCTGCAAAAATATTTACTACTGCTTTTTCTAGTTCGGCTACCCCCAACCCAGGAATGAGCGCACGAACAAAGGAGTGAAACCCCGTTTGCCTGACTACTAGGGGATTGTTGGCGCGTTTCGCTCGAGTCcttataaagggggggggggtgaaaaacTTATGGGCATAGCTGCCCAGGTTGAGGATCTGGCTGGAATCCAATGTGTCGTTTACTTGGACATCTGGTAACACCCGGGCCACACCACACCGACCTTGCCAACCTGGAGGGAGAGCTTTGTAGACACTGTGGCCACAGATAAAATACAAGCCAGGGGTCTCTAAATAGAGGGTAAGGGTATTACCCGCAACTCGATGGCGCCAGGTCACCCATCTATCCCAGCGCCAGGAGTTACTCACTAGGCGGTCCTGGCACCTCCAATGGGAAACATTTAAGTCTCCTAGGGCATGGGTATTGTTTAAAATGACCCCACAATACGTAACCCCAAATATGTTAGCTGTGAAACTTGCAAGTGATCCCATGGACTCCGGGCATCCAGACATCCTTTCAAGGGATGTGTGGGGCAACAGAATGCCAGAGTAAATATCCATATAATACATATGTGTCTTATTTATGGGGCCTAACGGGAGGAATGAGGGAAACCACTGCCCTTGATAACGAATGCCTGTTGGTCTCACAGTAATGGCCATGTGCAGGAGACAAGGGGGTTTTTGGGCGTTCTCAGGGGTATTTTAAAGGGTAAAGGGTTCCATTTCTGACCTCAAACCGAAGGGTTTGATTACAGGCCTCCAGGGGAAGGTAGCCCacttccctcccacttcctacAGCATTTTCCAAACAAAGGGGCATGTTATACCCGATCCCAAGAACTTAAAAAAGAGGGACCCCCTTAGCTGCCCAGTAATAATGCCAAACTTCAGACCTTCTCCCATATTTGTCATATTGATATTTCCCAACCCATGCCCATTCAGTTTTCCGTTCTACCTGTAAGGAGAGTACTTCAGAGAGATTTGCAGGTACAGCCCACAACCCTATTCCTTCCTCAGAGCGGGTTTTGTTACACAGCCAACAATCAGATAAGTGTCCCAACGTGGCTATTCACTGAAGAGGTTTAGTGGCTGGGTGTGGGTTAGCTTGTACAAGGGGCAGACCCAAAAGCAATAGCCACC encodes the following:
- the TM4SF19 gene encoding transmembrane 4 L6 family member 19; protein product: MCVGKCTRILGPCLIALGVLSIAANVLLLFPSWTWSYVKEGRITKQAMQVPGVWGGGIIVLLAATEIMAVGWRCGRSSDYGTCRNMFLSIVLSGLALLGSTACFILSGVGLTNGPLCLYNQTEVPKWDYPFVNMENQAFHTRAQNYLYDPSLWNSVCIEPPNVVAWNIYFFSILLVISVVEMVLASLQIINGFFGCLCGLCEGK